From one Anguilla rostrata isolate EN2019 chromosome 12, ASM1855537v3, whole genome shotgun sequence genomic stretch:
- the LOC135236131 gene encoding ubiquitin-like protein 3, which produces MTSNIPADMINLRLILVSGKTKEFLFSPNDSAADIAKHVYDNWPMDWDEEQVSSPCILRLIYQGRFLHGNVTLGALKLPLGKTTVMHLVARETLPEPNSQGQRNREKTGESNCCVIL; this is translated from the exons ATAAACCTGAGGCTCATCTTGGTGAGCGGGAAGACGAAAGAGTTCCTCTTCTCTCCCAACGACTCCGCCGCCGATATCGCCAAGCACGTCTACGACAACTGGCCAATGG ACTGGGACGAGGAGCAGGTCAGCAGTCCCTGCATCCTGAGGCTCATCTACCAAGGGCGGTTTCTGCATGGCAACGTGACGCTAGGAG CCTTGAAGCTTCCCCTTGGCAAGACTACAGTGATGCACTTAGTTGCCAGAGAGACATTGCCGGAGCCAAATTCCCAAG GTCAGAGGAATCGTGAGAAGACCGGAGAGAGTAACTGCTGTGTGATCCTGTGA
- the LOC135236130 gene encoding olfactory receptor 2AT4-like: protein MSEGNGSAVTEFDIVGFPGLHPEYYGLASAVMFLVYVCTLLGNAVFLLLFAKDRSLHKPMYLIILNLVVLDLLFSTTTLPKIIARYWFQAGAISFMACFVQMFFVHYFGTIVSVILLLMALDRYVAICHPLRYPMIMTNFNLCVLCATAWTISMPACLMMVIRAYPLPYCASNKIEQCYCDHIAITTLACTDRAPYGFPAFILAMLGLLGPLAFIVFSYGSIVVAVLQIASTEGRLKMLSTCSAQLIIIALYYLPRCFVYLASNVGIRFSKDLRIVIIMLYSLLPPMINPLIYCLRTNEFKVSLVKIFKRANVDVFKGVA, encoded by the coding sequence ATGTCAGAGGGAAACGGCAGCGCAGTGACTGAGTTTGACATCGTGGGCTTCCCTGGACTCCACCCCGAGTACTACGGCCTGGCGTCCGCAGTCATGTTCCTGGTGTACGTCTGCACTCTGCTGGGAAATGCGGTCTTTCTCCTGCTGTTCGCCAAGGACCGCAGTCTCCACAAACCCATGTACCTCATCATTCTGAACTTGGTCGTGCTGGACCTTCTGTTCAGCACCACCACTCTGCCCAAGATCATTGCCAGGTACTGGTTTCAGGCAGGAGCCATTTCATTCATGGCCTGCTTCGTCCAGATGTTCTTTGTGCACTATTTCGGAACTATAGTTTCCGTTATACTGTTGTTGATGGCTCTGGATCGGTACGTGGCGATATGCCACCCTCTCAGGTACCCCATGATCATGACGAACTTCAACCTGTGCGTTCTCTGCGCCACCGCCTGGACTATCTCAATGCCCGCTTGCCTGATGATGGTGATCAGGGCCTACCCACTGCCTTACTGCGCCTCGAACAAGATAGAGCAGTGCTACTGCGATCACATCGCAATCACAACGCTGGCGTGCACCGACAGGGCTCCATACGGCTTCCCGGCCTTCATCCTCGCCatgctggggctgctggggccCCTGGCCTTCATCGTGTTCTCCTACGGCTCCATCGTGGTGGCCGTGCTCCAGATCGCCAGCACCGAGGGCCGCCTCAAAATGCTGTCCACCTGCAGCGCCCAGCTCATCATCATCGCCCTCTACTACCTGCCCCGGTGCTTCGTCTACCTGGCCAGCAACGTGGGCATCAGGTTCAGCAAGGACCTGCGCATCGTCATCATCATGCTGTACAGCCTGCTCCCGCCCATGATAAACCCGCTCATATACTGCTTGAGGACTAATGAATTTAAAGTTAGCTTGGTAAAAATATTTAAGAGAGCTAAtgttgatgttttcaaaggGGTGGCCTAG